A genome region from Paracoccus stylophorae includes the following:
- a CDS encoding glycoside hydrolase family 15 protein yields the protein MAEALVPLDERRPRYAPIADYALIGDTHTAALVARDGSVDWLCLPDMPDDSVFAELLDAERGGCFLAGPVHSARTTRRYLPHSPVLETTYETADGVLRITDFMPIPRDGRQRSVAAARRLIRIVEAIEGRPQLALRFTPRPRYGEVLPRLRRRGADRWTMSDGRDFLALDSDVPLERSAQATLDARVRLEPGERRNVALSFCRSDIGVLMPLADCSDELTATLEWWRDFCLNCTYKGPFQDAVIRSFITLRLLTFSQSGAVLAAPTTSLPEAVGGTRNWDYRFCWLRDASFILGSFLDLGYEEQGEAFFRWLIHATQLTEPRLDVFYDVFGHTMVPERVRHALEGWRGSGPVRTGNGAQGQLQLDVYGEIANSALLYVKAGGTLDFAQRRRLAKFADVVCESWTLPDNGMWEMRDERRHHTYSKAMCWAALDSVLQLCAMGHLRLDTARLERERAAIRTNILTHGRSATQPTLSGAYGHDYMDASLLLLPRLGLIAADDPLMVATFERIDRDLGHGAQIRRYPDGMDGFASTEGTFTACGFWAADYLARRGDTQGARDRIAELLNNANDLGLMSEETDPDTGDMLGNFPQAFSHAGLIRAAATLARQEQGREPEDKM from the coding sequence ATGGCTGAAGCTCTGGTCCCGCTGGACGAAAGGCGGCCGCGCTATGCCCCGATCGCGGATTATGCCCTCATCGGCGATACGCATACCGCGGCGCTGGTGGCCAGGGATGGCTCTGTCGACTGGCTCTGCCTGCCGGACATGCCCGACGATTCGGTCTTTGCCGAATTGCTGGACGCCGAGCGCGGCGGTTGCTTCTTGGCTGGACCGGTGCACAGCGCGCGCACCACCCGCCGCTATCTGCCGCATTCGCCGGTGCTGGAAACCACGTACGAGACCGCGGACGGTGTCCTGCGGATCACCGATTTCATGCCCATCCCCCGCGACGGGCGGCAACGCAGCGTCGCGGCAGCGCGCCGCCTGATCCGCATCGTGGAGGCAATCGAGGGGCGGCCGCAGCTGGCACTGCGGTTCACCCCGCGGCCCCGTTATGGCGAAGTGCTGCCACGGCTGCGCCGGCGCGGTGCGGACCGGTGGACGATGAGCGACGGGCGCGATTTCCTGGCGCTCGACTCCGACGTGCCGCTGGAGCGCAGCGCGCAGGCCACGCTGGACGCGCGCGTCAGGCTGGAACCGGGGGAACGGCGCAATGTGGCGCTGTCCTTCTGCCGCAGCGATATCGGCGTGTTGATGCCGCTTGCCGATTGTTCCGATGAGCTGACGGCAACGCTGGAATGGTGGCGGGATTTCTGCCTTAACTGCACCTACAAGGGCCCGTTCCAGGATGCGGTGATCCGCAGCTTCATCACCCTGCGCCTTCTGACCTTCAGCCAGTCCGGAGCGGTGCTGGCCGCGCCCACCACCAGCCTGCCCGAGGCGGTGGGCGGCACGCGCAACTGGGATTACCGCTTTTGCTGGTTGCGCGACGCGTCGTTCATCCTCGGCAGTTTTCTCGATCTCGGCTATGAGGAACAGGGCGAGGCGTTCTTTCGCTGGCTGATCCACGCCACGCAACTGACCGAACCGCGGCTGGACGTGTTCTATGACGTGTTCGGCCATACCATGGTGCCCGAACGCGTCCGTCACGCGCTGGAAGGCTGGCGCGGCTCGGGCCCCGTTCGCACCGGCAATGGCGCGCAGGGCCAGTTGCAACTGGATGTCTATGGCGAGATCGCGAACTCGGCGCTGCTTTACGTGAAGGCGGGCGGCACGCTGGATTTCGCACAGCGCCGCCGGCTGGCGAAATTCGCCGATGTCGTCTGCGAAAGCTGGACGTTGCCCGACAACGGCATGTGGGAAATGCGCGACGAACGCCGCCACCACACCTATTCCAAGGCGATGTGCTGGGCGGCGCTGGATTCGGTGCTGCAACTTTGCGCGATGGGCCACCTGCGGCTGGACACCGCCCGCCTTGAACGCGAGCGTGCGGCGATCCGCACCAATATCCTGACCCATGGGCGCAGCGCGACGCAACCCACGCTGAGCGGCGCCTATGGTCACGACTATATGGATGCGTCCCTGCTGCTGCTGCCGCGCCTGGGGCTGATCGCGGCGGACGACCCGCTGATGGTGGCGACCTTCGAGCGGATCGACCGCGATCTGGGCCACGGCGCGCAGATCCGGCGCTATCCCGACGGGATGGACGGGTTCGCCTCGACCGAGGGCACCTTCACCGCCTGCGGCTTCTGGGCGGCCGATTACCTGGCACGGCGCGGGGACACGCAGGGGGCGCGGGACCGCATCGCCGAGCTGTTGAATAACGCCAACGATCTGGGCCTGATGTCCGAGGAAACCGACCCCGACACCGGCGACATGCTGGGCAATTTCCCGCAGGCATTCTCGCATGCGGGGCTGATCCGGGCCGCGGCAACGCTGGCGCGGCAGGAACAGGGCCGCGAACCGGAGGACAAGATGTGA
- a CDS encoding gluconate 2-dehydrogenase subunit 3 family protein, protein MTGRFHPPYPGWNVLDKWDSPSFNDVTRAVLRKRLEEVPKRRFFTRKEWPTLQALCDTVLPQNHNADPVPLANWIDAALHEERGSGTRHADMPAPPRAWRQGLAALDAEARARGAADFASLMPDARGALLHDVDAGRLRTDWQRLPARRFFRNLVLAEIVAIYYSHPTGQSEIGFGGPASPRGYVRLQPNRADAWEAPPGQWEETP, encoded by the coding sequence ATGACCGGAAGATTTCATCCCCCCTACCCCGGCTGGAACGTGCTGGACAAATGGGACAGCCCCTCGTTCAACGACGTCACCCGCGCAGTGCTGCGCAAGCGGCTGGAAGAGGTGCCAAAGCGGCGTTTTTTCACGCGAAAAGAGTGGCCGACGCTTCAGGCCCTGTGCGACACGGTGCTGCCACAGAACCACAATGCCGACCCTGTTCCGCTTGCCAACTGGATCGACGCCGCGCTGCACGAGGAGCGCGGCAGCGGCACGCGCCACGCCGACATGCCCGCCCCGCCCAGGGCATGGCGGCAGGGGCTGGCCGCACTTGATGCCGAGGCGCGGGCACGCGGCGCGGCGGATTTCGCATCGCTTATGCCCGACGCGCGCGGCGCGCTGCTGCATGACGTGGACGCAGGACGGCTGCGCACCGATTGGCAGCGACTGCCGGCGCGACGATTCTTCCGCAATCTGGTTCTGGCCGAGATCGTGGCGATCTACTATTCCCACCCGACGGGACAAAGCGAGATCGGTTTCGGCGGCCCGGCCAGCCCGCGCGGCTATGTCCGCCTGCAACCCAATCGCGCAGACGCCTGGGAAGCGCCGCCGGGCCAGTGGGAGGAGACGCCGTGA
- a CDS encoding SDR family oxidoreductase, whose protein sequence is MIGSSSIAVVTGASAGVGRAVVRQLGQRRMRVALLARGRVGLDAAADEVRRAGGEPLVIETDVADADQVSAAARAVVDRWGAIDLWINNAMVTVFGRARDVTPEEFRRVTEVTYLGQVHGTLAALAQMRVQESGTIVQVGSALAYRSIPLQSAYCGAKAAVRGFTDSLRCELEHEGSPVRLTMVHLPAVNTPQFDWARSRMGAEPQPVPPIFAPETVARQILRAAETCPREMWIGAPAAESILGTLAAPAIMDRMMASKAWSSQMGARMDEDARADNLFAPVDRDMGATGRFGARTRSHVTGWPAGTIRAGLAIAGIAGVFGSGWLLADAARRR, encoded by the coding sequence ATGATCGGTTCATCGTCCATTGCAGTTGTCACCGGCGCATCCGCCGGCGTTGGGCGCGCGGTGGTGCGTCAACTGGGGCAGCGTCGCATGCGCGTCGCGCTGCTGGCGCGGGGGCGTGTCGGGCTTGACGCCGCGGCCGATGAGGTGCGCAGGGCGGGCGGTGAGCCCTTGGTCATCGAGACGGACGTGGCCGATGCCGATCAGGTGTCCGCCGCAGCGCGGGCGGTGGTGGATCGTTGGGGCGCGATCGATCTGTGGATCAACAACGCCATGGTCACCGTGTTCGGCCGCGCACGCGATGTCACCCCAGAGGAATTCCGCCGCGTGACCGAGGTGACGTATCTTGGCCAAGTCCACGGCACGCTTGCCGCGCTGGCGCAGATGCGGGTGCAGGAAAGCGGGACCATCGTGCAGGTCGGCTCGGCGCTGGCCTATCGGTCGATCCCGCTGCAATCGGCCTATTGCGGGGCCAAGGCGGCGGTGCGCGGCTTCACGGATTCGCTGCGCTGCGAACTGGAGCATGAAGGCAGTCCGGTCCGCCTGACGATGGTGCATCTGCCGGCGGTCAATACCCCGCAATTCGACTGGGCGCGGTCGCGCATGGGGGCCGAGCCGCAGCCCGTCCCGCCGATTTTTGCGCCGGAAACTGTCGCGCGTCAGATCCTGCGGGCCGCCGAAACCTGCCCGCGGGAAATGTGGATCGGCGCACCGGCCGCGGAGTCCATTCTGGGAACGCTGGCGGCGCCGGCCATCATGGACCGGATGATGGCCAGCAAGGCGTGGAGCAGCCAGATGGGTGCGCGGATGGATGAGGATGCCCGCGCCGACAACCTCTTTGCGCCGGTCGATCGCGACATGGGCGCCACAGGCCGGTTCGGCGCCAGAACGCGCAGCCATGTGACCGGGTGGCCGGCCGGCACGATCCGCGCCGGTCTGGCGATCGCTGGCATCGCGGGCGTGTTCGGGTCCGGCTGGCTGCTTGCGGATGCCGCAAGGCGGCGCTGA
- a CDS encoding sensory rhodopsin transducer: protein MPGPIGHHRWAIAEGYIPKASNGPEPEMTSHETVCILNAGDTDAQVTLTIYFSDREPIGPYRLTVGARRTLHQRFNDLDKPAAVPRGTDYACIIESDQPVVVQHTRLDSRQSENALLTTMAYPG, encoded by the coding sequence GTGCCAGGTCCCATTGGACATCACCGCTGGGCGATCGCAGAGGGTTATATTCCCAAGGCGAGCAACGGCCCCGAACCCGAGATGACCAGCCATGAGACGGTCTGCATCCTGAACGCGGGGGATACGGACGCGCAGGTGACGCTGACGATCTATTTCTCGGACCGCGAGCCGATTGGACCCTATCGGCTGACGGTCGGGGCCCGGCGCACATTGCATCAACGCTTCAACGATCTTGACAAGCCGGCGGCAGTGCCGCGCGGGACCGATTACGCCTGCATCATCGAATCCGATCAGCCTGTCGTCGTGCAGCATACGCGGCTGGATTCTCGACAATCCGAAAATGCGCTGCTGACCACGATGGCATATCCGGGCTGA
- a CDS encoding GMC family oxidoreductase, whose amino-acid sequence MNGWADPAPRAVDGRAPDVFSTAGTVPMRQFSDRDAVDFAIVGTGCGGGVLAAKLAEAGFSVVAFDAGPFWRPLADFASDEREQDKLYWLDPRISAGDDPVEFGQNNSGRAVGGSTVHFQMVALRFRPEWFASRSRLGYGVDWPVDWRTMWRYYDEVERACAISGPVNYPWGPKRHYPYRAHEVNAAGQVLARGAEALGVPWAPTPLATVSAPRGKSPPCVYRGMCKIGCSTNAKQSVLITFIPRALDAGAEIRDLAMVGRIETEDGRATGVEYHRDGQWRFQRARNVVCAGYSIETPRLLLNSASGAHPHGLANSSGNVGRYLMVHLNDAVWGVMEDEIRWYKVPPSMACCEHWNYIDDKDFDGGYSFMSQGPLPTDFARMLVTNEGVFGDELHRQMALYNRMAGLKMVGETMPQADNRVTLADEHDDLGLPRAHVTYSCCDNDRRMRRHARDFMARMLAAAGGSELLETGSTAHLMGGCRMGNDPETSVTDSDGRTWDIPNLWVCDGSLMPTAGGVNPSMTIMANAARIADRITALAGRGEAERAHG is encoded by the coding sequence GTGAACGGTTGGGCCGATCCTGCCCCCCGCGCCGTGGACGGTCGGGCGCCGGATGTTTTCAGCACGGCCGGCACCGTGCCGATGCGCCAGTTTTCCGACCGCGACGCGGTGGATTTCGCCATCGTCGGCACCGGCTGCGGCGGCGGCGTGCTGGCGGCGAAACTGGCCGAGGCGGGGTTTTCCGTCGTCGCCTTCGATGCCGGCCCGTTCTGGCGGCCTCTGGCGGATTTCGCCTCGGACGAGCGCGAGCAGGACAAGCTCTACTGGCTCGACCCGCGGATTTCGGCGGGCGACGACCCGGTGGAGTTCGGTCAGAACAACTCGGGCAGGGCCGTCGGCGGCTCGACCGTGCATTTCCAGATGGTGGCCTTGCGGTTCCGCCCCGAATGGTTCGCCTCGCGCAGCCGTCTGGGCTACGGCGTCGACTGGCCCGTCGACTGGCGCACCATGTGGCGCTATTACGACGAGGTCGAACGCGCCTGCGCCATTTCCGGCCCGGTAAACTATCCCTGGGGTCCCAAGCGGCACTATCCCTATCGCGCGCATGAAGTGAATGCCGCCGGGCAGGTGCTGGCGCGCGGGGCCGAGGCGTTGGGGGTGCCCTGGGCACCGACGCCGCTTGCCACCGTCTCGGCCCCGCGCGGGAAATCGCCGCCTTGCGTCTATCGCGGCATGTGCAAGATCGGTTGCTCCACCAACGCCAAGCAAAGCGTCCTGATCACATTCATTCCCCGCGCCCTGGACGCGGGCGCCGAGATCCGCGATCTGGCCATGGTGGGTCGGATCGAGACGGAAGACGGCCGCGCCACGGGGGTCGAATATCACCGGGACGGACAATGGCGGTTCCAGCGCGCGCGCAACGTGGTATGCGCAGGCTATTCCATCGAGACGCCGCGCCTGCTGCTGAATTCGGCCAGCGGCGCGCATCCGCACGGGCTGGCAAACTCCTCGGGCAATGTCGGGCGCTATCTGATGGTGCATCTAAACGATGCGGTCTGGGGCGTGATGGAAGACGAGATCCGCTGGTACAAGGTGCCGCCGTCCATGGCCTGCTGCGAGCACTGGAACTACATCGATGACAAGGATTTCGACGGCGGCTATTCCTTCATGAGCCAAGGGCCGCTGCCCACCGATTTCGCCCGCATGCTGGTGACGAACGAGGGCGTTTTCGGCGACGAGTTGCACAGGCAGATGGCGCTTTACAACCGGATGGCCGGGCTGAAGATGGTGGGCGAAACGATGCCGCAGGCCGACAACCGCGTGACGCTGGCCGATGAACATGACGATCTGGGACTGCCCCGCGCCCATGTCACCTATTCTTGCTGCGACAACGACCGCCGGATGCGCCGTCACGCGCGCGATTTCATGGCGCGAATGCTGGCGGCCGCAGGCGGCAGCGAATTGCTGGAAACCGGTTCGACCGCGCATCTGATGGGCGGCTGCCGGATGGGCAACGATCCCGAAACAAGCGTTACCGACAGCGACGGGCGCACATGGGACATCCCCAACCTCTGGGTCTGCGACGGCTCGCTGATGCCGACGGCTGGCGGGGTCAACCCGTCGATGACGATCATGGCCAACGCCGCACGGATCGCGGACCGCATCACGGCGCTGGCGGGGCGCGGCGAAGCAGAGCGCGCGCATGGCTGA
- a CDS encoding PPC domain-containing DNA-binding protein, which produces MKMQKLESDREKTWVVALDDGDEAVKSLLTFARQNDVTAARFTALGAFSSVTLGFFDFGRKDYQRIPINEQVEVASLIGDFAVAHDGVKLHAHVVVAKKDGTAHGGHLLEGHVHPTLEVLLTESPDHLRRRTDPDTGLALLALAKT; this is translated from the coding sequence ATGAAGATGCAGAAGCTTGAGAGCGATCGGGAAAAAACCTGGGTCGTGGCGCTGGATGACGGTGATGAAGCTGTGAAATCCCTGCTGACGTTCGCCCGCCAGAATGATGTGACCGCGGCCCGCTTCACGGCCTTGGGCGCATTCTCCAGCGTCACCTTGGGATTTTTCGATTTCGGTCGAAAGGATTACCAGCGCATCCCCATCAACGAGCAGGTCGAGGTCGCGAGTTTGATCGGAGATTTCGCCGTGGCGCATGACGGGGTGAAGCTGCATGCGCATGTCGTGGTCGCCAAGAAGGATGGGACGGCGCATGGCGGCCATCTTCTGGAAGGTCACGTCCATCCCACGCTGGAGGTGTTGCTGACCGAGTCGCCGGACCACCTTCGCCGCCGCACCGATCCCGACACCGGGCTTGCCCTGTTGGCGTTGGCAAAGACATAG